From the Kitasatospora viridis genome, one window contains:
- a CDS encoding response regulator, protein MRAVIAEDSVLLRVGLVKVLEAVGYEVVAAVGDSAALLTAVEEHQPQVVVTDVRMPPGFTDEGVRAALLIRRQWPEVAVLLLSQYVEERYAADLLSSNTSGVGYLLKERVANVDDFVDALQRVASGGTALDPEVVAQLLVRRHRDPLERLTPRERDVLGLMAQGHSNTAIAESLVVSDSAVAKHISSIFTKLELPAADATHRRVLAVLRYLGEG, encoded by the coding sequence GTGCGAGCTGTGATCGCCGAGGACTCGGTCCTGCTGCGAGTGGGCCTGGTCAAGGTGCTGGAGGCGGTGGGCTACGAGGTGGTCGCCGCGGTCGGCGACTCCGCCGCGCTGCTCACGGCCGTCGAGGAGCACCAGCCCCAGGTCGTGGTGACGGACGTGCGGATGCCGCCCGGCTTCACCGACGAGGGAGTCCGGGCCGCCCTGCTGATCCGCCGGCAGTGGCCCGAGGTCGCGGTGCTGCTGCTCTCCCAGTACGTGGAGGAGCGGTACGCCGCCGACCTGCTCTCCTCGAACACCAGCGGGGTCGGCTACCTGCTCAAGGAGCGGGTGGCCAACGTCGACGACTTCGTGGACGCGCTGCAACGCGTCGCCTCCGGCGGCACCGCGCTCGACCCCGAGGTGGTGGCCCAGCTCCTGGTGCGTCGGCACCGCGATCCGCTGGAGCGGCTCACCCCGCGCGAGCGCGACGTGCTGGGGCTGATGGCCCAGGGCCACTCCAACACCGCGATCGCCGAATCCCTGGTGGTCAGCGACAGCGCGGTGGCCAAGCACATCAGCAGCATCTTCACCAAGCTGGAGCTGCCCGCGGCCGATGCCACCCACCGCCGGGTGCTCGCCGTGCTGCGCTACCTCGGGGAGGGCTGA
- a CDS encoding DUF4097 family beta strand repeat-containing protein has product MTAAYRRWRAVGVVAAVLLTLTGAGQTWRALAQQDRSDGYRYPQITALDLDLQNASTQVTPSVSGEVEVSQSTHWTVSQPVVKREVVDGRLKISVRCPEVFPIGAPNCRTNLTIGVPADTKVSVRGSSADTAITGLTGELNLHATSGTFALSDDTGRVTAQVTSGSVTGRGLSSSQVQAQVTSGSVNLTFISAPEVVALSAGSGSVRALFPQGTTYRVAVSTGSGGSTVDRQLQDPASQRSVTATADSGSVTLKYADN; this is encoded by the coding sequence GTGACCGCGGCCTACCGCCGCTGGCGGGCGGTCGGCGTCGTGGCCGCCGTGCTGCTGACGCTGACCGGCGCCGGCCAGACGTGGCGTGCCCTGGCCCAGCAGGACCGGTCCGACGGCTACCGGTACCCGCAGATCACCGCGCTCGACCTCGACCTGCAGAACGCCAGCACCCAGGTCACCCCGTCCGTCAGCGGCGAGGTCGAGGTCAGCCAGAGCACCCACTGGACGGTCAGCCAGCCGGTGGTCAAGCGGGAGGTCGTCGACGGCAGGCTGAAGATCAGCGTGCGCTGCCCGGAGGTCTTCCCGATCGGCGCGCCCAACTGCCGCACCAATCTGACCATCGGCGTCCCGGCGGACACCAAGGTGTCGGTGCGCGGCAGCAGCGCGGACACCGCCATCACCGGCCTGACCGGCGAGCTGAACCTGCACGCGACCTCCGGCACCTTCGCGCTCTCGGACGACACCGGCCGGGTGACGGCCCAGGTGACCAGTGGCTCGGTGACCGGCCGGGGCCTGTCCTCCTCGCAGGTCCAGGCCCAGGTGACCTCCGGCTCGGTCAACCTCACCTTCATCTCCGCGCCCGAGGTGGTCGCGCTCTCGGCGGGCTCCGGCTCGGTCCGGGCGCTCTTCCCGCAGGGCACCACCTACCGGGTCGCCGTCAGCACCGGCTCCGGCGGCAGCACCGTCGACCGCCAGCTGCAGGACCCGGCCTCCCAGCGCTCGGTCACCGCCACCGCCGATTCCGGCTCGGTCACCCTCAAGTACGCCGACAACTGA
- the dusB gene encoding tRNA dihydrouridine synthase DusB, producing MTTTPAPAAPVAAPLSIGPLQVWPPVVLAPMAGITNAPFRTLCREQSGGKGLFVSEMITTRALVERNAKTMQLIKFDPTEQPRSIQLYGVDPATVGKAARMIAEEDLADHIDLNFGCPVPKVTRKGGGSALPYKRNLLRELLREAVAGAGGLPVTMKMRKGIDDDHLTYLDAGRIGAEEGVSAIALHGRTAAQHYGGQADWSAIARLREAVPSHVPVLGNGDIWSAPDAIRMIEETGCDGVVVGRGCLGRPWLFKDLVAVFEGVTDPVRPSFAEVAATMRRHAELLGHWLNDEQRGVVDFRKHVAWYTKGFSVGGQLRVKLATASSLAELAELLAEVDQEQRWPDSADGPRGRTSGNGRVVLPEGWLDDPYDCAIPSVEAESDSSGG from the coding sequence ATGACGACCACGCCCGCCCCTGCCGCCCCCGTCGCGGCGCCGCTGTCGATCGGCCCGCTCCAGGTCTGGCCGCCGGTGGTGCTGGCACCCATGGCCGGTATCACCAACGCCCCGTTCCGCACCCTCTGCCGCGAGCAGTCCGGCGGCAAGGGCCTGTTCGTCAGCGAGATGATCACCACCCGGGCACTGGTCGAGCGCAACGCCAAGACCATGCAGCTGATCAAGTTCGACCCGACCGAGCAGCCCCGCTCGATCCAGCTCTACGGGGTGGACCCGGCCACCGTCGGCAAGGCCGCCCGGATGATCGCCGAGGAGGACCTGGCCGACCACATCGACCTGAACTTCGGCTGCCCGGTCCCCAAGGTCACCCGCAAGGGCGGCGGCTCGGCCCTCCCCTACAAGCGCAACCTGTTGCGCGAGCTGCTCCGCGAGGCGGTGGCCGGCGCCGGCGGCCTGCCGGTGACGATGAAGATGCGCAAGGGCATCGACGACGACCACCTCACCTACCTGGACGCCGGCCGGATCGGCGCCGAGGAGGGCGTGTCCGCGATCGCCCTGCACGGCCGCACCGCCGCCCAGCACTACGGCGGCCAGGCCGACTGGTCGGCGATCGCCCGGCTGCGCGAGGCCGTGCCGTCGCACGTCCCGGTGCTGGGCAACGGCGACATCTGGTCCGCCCCGGACGCGATCCGGATGATCGAGGAGACCGGCTGCGACGGCGTGGTGGTCGGCCGCGGCTGCCTGGGCCGGCCCTGGCTCTTCAAGGACCTGGTCGCCGTCTTCGAGGGCGTCACCGATCCGGTCCGGCCGAGCTTCGCCGAGGTGGCGGCCACCATGCGGCGCCACGCCGAACTGCTCGGCCACTGGCTGAACGACGAGCAGCGCGGCGTGGTGGACTTCCGCAAGCACGTCGCCTGGTACACCAAGGGCTTCTCCGTCGGCGGCCAGCTGCGGGTCAAGCTGGCCACTGCGAGCTCGCTCGCGGAGCTGGCCGAACTGCTCGCCGAGGTGGACCAGGAGCAGCGCTGGCCGGACTCCGCCGACGGTCCGCGCGGGCGCACCAGCGGCAACGGACGGGTGGTCCTGCCGGAGGGCTGGTTGGACGATCCGTACGACTGCGCCATTCCGTCCGTTGAGGCCGAATCGGACAGCTCCGGCGGCTGA
- the ppdK gene encoding pyruvate, phosphate dikinase, translated as MAATQKFVYSFTEGNKDLKDLLGGKGANLAEMTNLGLPVPPGFTLTTEACKVFLETGAEPDSLHQEVSEHLARLEEQMGKKLGQSDNPLLVSVRSGAKFSMPGMMDTVLNIGLSDVSVTGLAAQSGNERFAWDSYRRLVQMFGKTVLGVDGELFEEALDEAKHAKGSTNDLDLGAEDLKALVETFKTIVLKETGREFPQDPRQQMDLAIHAVFHSWNGDRARLYRRQERIPNDLGTAVNICTMVFGNLGEDSGTGVAFTRDPSTGAPGVYGDYLSNAQGEDVVAGIRNTLQLAELEQLDKKSYDELMAIMHKLELHYRDLCDIEFTIERGKLWMLQTRIGKRTAAAAFRIAVQLVDQGLIDLDEALHRVTGGQLAQLMFPRFAPESTSKQIGRGLAASPGAAIGKVVFDSYTAVKWSRSGEKVILVRRETNPDDLDGMIAAEGILTSRGGKTSHAAVVARGMGKTCVCGAEELEVDTKRRKMITADGLVIEEGEVVSIDGGTGKVYLGEVPVLPSPVVEYFEGTLHAGADVQGGLVQAVHRIMSHADGRRRLAVRANADNADDANRARRYGAQGIGLCRTEHMFLGEERRKEVEHLILADNDKDREQALSTLLPLQKGDFIELFQSMDGLPVTVRLLDPPLHEFLPDITELSVRVALAEARKDPNENDLRLLQAVHKLHEQNPMLGLRGVRLGLVIPGLFGMQVRAIAEAAAERKLAGGDPRPEVMIPLVGTVQELEIVREECERVLAEVAVSTGVQLDIKLGTMIELPRAAVTAGQIAEAAEFFSFGTNDLTQTVWGFSRDDVEASFFTAYLEKGIFGVSPFETIDRDGVGSLVKHAVKEGRATRPDLKLGVCGEHGGDPDSVHFFHEAGLDYVSCSPFRIPVARLEAGRAAIETAGSDSR; from the coding sequence GTGGCGGCGACGCAGAAGTTTGTTTACTCCTTCACCGAAGGAAACAAGGACCTCAAGGACCTGCTGGGCGGCAAGGGAGCCAACCTCGCCGAGATGACCAACCTCGGCCTCCCCGTCCCCCCCGGGTTCACCCTCACCACCGAGGCCTGCAAGGTCTTCCTGGAGACCGGCGCCGAGCCGGACTCGCTGCACCAGGAGGTCAGCGAGCACCTGGCCCGCCTCGAAGAGCAGATGGGCAAGAAGCTCGGCCAGTCCGACAACCCGCTGCTGGTCTCGGTCCGCTCCGGTGCCAAGTTCTCCATGCCCGGCATGATGGACACCGTCCTGAACATCGGCCTGTCCGACGTCTCGGTCACGGGCCTGGCCGCCCAGTCCGGCAACGAGCGGTTCGCCTGGGACTCCTACCGCCGCCTGGTCCAGATGTTCGGCAAGACCGTGCTGGGCGTGGACGGCGAGCTGTTCGAGGAGGCCCTGGACGAGGCCAAGCACGCCAAGGGCAGCACCAACGACCTGGACCTGGGCGCCGAGGACCTGAAGGCGCTGGTCGAGACCTTCAAGACCATCGTGCTGAAGGAGACCGGCCGGGAGTTCCCGCAGGACCCGCGCCAGCAGATGGACCTGGCCATCCACGCCGTCTTCCACTCCTGGAACGGCGACCGGGCCCGGCTCTACCGCCGCCAGGAGCGCATCCCGAACGACCTGGGCACCGCGGTCAACATCTGCACCATGGTCTTCGGCAACCTCGGCGAGGACTCCGGCACCGGCGTCGCCTTCACCCGCGACCCCTCCACCGGCGCCCCCGGCGTCTACGGCGACTACCTCTCCAACGCCCAGGGCGAGGACGTGGTGGCCGGCATCCGCAACACCCTGCAGCTCGCCGAGCTGGAGCAGTTGGACAAGAAGTCCTACGACGAGCTCATGGCGATCATGCACAAGCTCGAACTGCACTACCGCGACCTGTGCGACATCGAGTTCACCATCGAGCGCGGCAAGCTCTGGATGCTGCAGACCCGGATCGGCAAGCGCACCGCCGCGGCCGCCTTCCGGATCGCCGTCCAGCTGGTGGACCAGGGCCTGATCGACCTGGACGAGGCGCTGCACCGGGTCACCGGCGGCCAGCTGGCCCAGCTGATGTTCCCGCGGTTCGCCCCCGAGTCCACCTCCAAGCAGATCGGCCGCGGCCTGGCCGCCTCGCCGGGCGCCGCGATCGGCAAGGTGGTCTTCGACTCCTACACCGCCGTCAAGTGGTCCCGCTCCGGCGAGAAGGTCATCCTGGTCCGCCGCGAGACCAACCCGGACGACCTGGACGGCATGATCGCCGCCGAGGGCATCCTCACCTCGCGCGGCGGCAAGACCTCGCACGCCGCCGTGGTCGCCCGCGGCATGGGCAAGACCTGTGTCTGCGGCGCCGAGGAGCTTGAGGTCGACACCAAGCGCCGCAAGATGATCACCGCCGACGGCCTGGTCATCGAGGAGGGCGAGGTCGTCTCGATCGACGGCGGCACCGGCAAGGTCTACCTCGGCGAGGTACCCGTGCTGCCCTCCCCGGTGGTCGAGTACTTCGAGGGCACCCTGCACGCCGGCGCCGACGTCCAGGGCGGCCTGGTCCAGGCCGTGCACCGGATCATGTCGCACGCCGACGGCCGCCGCCGGCTCGCGGTCCGCGCCAACGCCGACAACGCCGACGACGCGAACCGCGCCCGCCGCTACGGCGCCCAGGGCATCGGCCTGTGCCGCACCGAGCACATGTTCCTCGGCGAGGAGCGCCGCAAGGAGGTCGAGCACCTGATCCTGGCGGACAACGACAAGGACCGCGAGCAGGCGCTCTCCACTCTGCTGCCGCTGCAGAAGGGCGACTTCATCGAGCTCTTCCAGTCGATGGACGGCCTGCCGGTCACCGTCCGGCTGCTCGACCCGCCGCTGCACGAGTTCCTGCCCGACATCACCGAGCTCTCGGTCCGGGTCGCGCTGGCCGAGGCCCGCAAGGACCCGAACGAGAACGACCTGCGCCTGCTTCAGGCCGTGCACAAGCTGCACGAGCAGAACCCGATGCTGGGTCTGCGCGGCGTCCGCCTCGGCCTGGTCATCCCCGGCCTGTTCGGCATGCAGGTCCGGGCGATCGCCGAGGCCGCGGCCGAGCGCAAGCTGGCCGGCGGCGACCCGCGCCCCGAGGTGATGATCCCGCTGGTCGGCACCGTCCAGGAGCTGGAGATCGTCCGCGAGGAGTGTGAGCGGGTTCTCGCCGAGGTGGCGGTTTCCACCGGTGTCCAGCTGGACATCAAGCTCGGTACGATGATCGAACTTCCGCGGGCGGCCGTGACGGCCGGTCAGATCGCCGAGGCGGCCGAGTTCTTCTCCTTCGGGACGAACGACCTCACCCAGACGGTCTGGGGCTTCTCCCGGGACGACGTGGAGGCCTCGTTCTTCACCGCCTACCTGGAGAAGGGCATCTTCGGAGTGTCGCCGTTCGAGACGATCGACCGGGACGGCGTCGGTTCGCTGGTGAAGCACGCCGTCAAGGAGGGCCGGGCCACCCGCCCGGACCTGAAGCTCGGCGTCTGCGGCGAGCACGGCGGTGACCCGGACTCGGTGCACTTCTTCCACGAGGCGGGCCTGGACTACGTCTCCTGCTCGCCGTTCCGGATCCCGGTGGCGCGGCTGGAGGCCGGTCGCGCGGCCATCGAGACCGCGGGCAGCGACTCGCGCTGA
- a CDS encoding ribonuclease domain-containing protein: MTNRLRPIVVAVVLAVAVALAAAYAMGRHQPAARPAVGATAVTSTRAAAGPSPKPGPGQGGVCRTRLPSQAQDTIALIAKGGPFPYRSDGIVFDNREGRLPKQPGAYYHEYTVVTPGAGDRGARRIVTGGAGEEYWTQDHYASFQLVDPRC, from the coding sequence ATGACCAACCGCCTGCGTCCGATCGTCGTCGCCGTCGTGCTCGCCGTGGCCGTCGCGCTCGCCGCCGCCTACGCGATGGGGCGTCACCAGCCCGCCGCCCGCCCGGCCGTGGGCGCCACCGCCGTCACCAGCACCCGCGCCGCCGCGGGCCCGAGCCCGAAGCCGGGCCCGGGCCAGGGCGGGGTCTGCCGGACCAGGCTGCCCAGCCAGGCCCAGGACACCATCGCGCTGATCGCCAAGGGCGGTCCGTTCCCGTACCGCAGCGACGGGATCGTCTTCGACAACCGCGAGGGCCGGCTCCCCAAGCAGCCCGGCGCCTACTACCACGAGTACACCGTGGTCACCCCGGGCGCGGGCGACCGCGGAGCCCGCCGGATCGTCACCGGCGGCGCGGGCGAGGAGTACTGGACCCAGGACCACTACGCGAGCTTCCAACTGGTCGACCCGCGCTGCTGA
- a CDS encoding GNAT family N-acetyltransferase, whose protein sequence is MPAPVTLTGRTVRLEPLTEQHAEALAGAAAEDRSSFGYTAVPQGLDGALDFIATARADQAAGRSLAFATVRASDGLVVGSTRFLELDYWQGPVVWPPLPAGPLGDPATAVPDAAEIGRTWLSRHAQGTGINTEAKLLMLRHAFEVWGVQRISMRADARNLRSRAAIERLGATPEGVRRAHSRGLDGVVRSTAFYSILAEEWPAVRDIIELRIAAATSPSAPERLGPGMGRERDEECVRPGQPLILA, encoded by the coding sequence GTGCCAGCACCTGTCACCCTCACCGGCCGCACCGTTCGGCTGGAGCCCCTCACCGAGCAGCACGCCGAAGCCCTGGCCGGGGCGGCTGCCGAGGACCGATCGAGCTTCGGCTACACCGCCGTCCCGCAGGGCCTGGACGGCGCGCTCGACTTCATCGCCACCGCGCGGGCCGACCAGGCCGCCGGCCGCTCGCTGGCCTTCGCCACCGTCCGGGCCTCCGACGGCCTGGTGGTCGGCTCCACCCGGTTCCTGGAACTGGACTACTGGCAGGGCCCGGTGGTCTGGCCACCGCTGCCGGCCGGCCCGCTGGGCGACCCGGCCACCGCCGTGCCGGACGCCGCCGAGATCGGCCGCACCTGGCTCTCCCGGCACGCCCAGGGCACCGGCATCAACACCGAGGCCAAGCTGCTGATGCTCCGGCACGCCTTCGAGGTCTGGGGGGTGCAGCGGATCTCGATGCGGGCCGACGCGCGCAACCTGCGCTCGCGGGCCGCGATCGAGCGGCTCGGCGCCACCCCCGAGGGGGTCCGCCGGGCGCACAGCCGGGGGCTGGACGGGGTGGTGCGCAGCACCGCGTTCTACTCGATCCTGGCCGAGGAGTGGCCGGCCGTGCGGGACATCATCGAGCTGCGGATCGCCGCCGCCACCTCGCCGAGCGCGCCGGAGCGGCTCGGGCCGGGGATGGGGCGGGAACGCGACGAGGAGTGCGTCAGACCGGGCCAGCCGCTCATCCTGGCCTGA
- a CDS encoding PAC2 family protein, which yields MRDPGELYELEPQGMAALEAARAGLAEGLVLLYHFEGFMDAGEAGGQVVAHLQEQGSPVVVARFDHDRLVDYRARRPAMTFDRESWISYDPPELLVQLVQDATGSPFLLLTGPEPDVEWEAFAAAVRRLVDELGVRLTVDFHGIPMGVPHTRPVGLTPHGNRLDLAPGYPRWFERAQVPGSAQALVEYRLAESGHDVLGLAVHVPHYVARSPYPAAAVVILEAVQAASGLVLPGLALRGRIGEVYADIEEQLSHGDGELRSAIRGMESQYDAVAGAEDRESLLAETTELPSADELGRQFEQFLAEHEQGD from the coding sequence GTGCGTGATCCCGGGGAGCTGTACGAACTGGAGCCGCAGGGCATGGCGGCGCTGGAGGCCGCGCGGGCCGGCCTGGCGGAGGGCCTGGTGCTGCTCTACCACTTCGAGGGGTTCATGGACGCCGGCGAGGCCGGCGGCCAGGTGGTGGCCCACCTGCAGGAGCAGGGGAGCCCCGTGGTGGTCGCCCGGTTCGACCACGACCGCCTGGTGGACTACCGGGCCCGCCGCCCGGCGATGACCTTCGACCGGGAGAGCTGGATCTCCTACGACCCGCCGGAGCTGCTGGTGCAGCTCGTGCAGGACGCCACCGGCAGCCCGTTCCTGCTGCTCACCGGCCCGGAGCCGGACGTCGAGTGGGAGGCCTTCGCGGCCGCCGTGCGGCGCCTGGTGGACGAGTTGGGCGTGCGGCTCACGGTCGACTTCCACGGCATCCCGATGGGCGTGCCGCACACCCGCCCGGTCGGCCTGACCCCGCACGGCAACCGCCTGGACCTGGCGCCCGGTTACCCGCGCTGGTTCGAGCGGGCCCAGGTGCCGGGCAGCGCGCAGGCCCTGGTCGAGTACCGCCTGGCCGAGTCCGGCCACGACGTGCTGGGCCTGGCCGTGCACGTGCCGCACTACGTGGCCCGCTCGCCCTACCCGGCCGCCGCGGTGGTGATCCTGGAGGCCGTGCAGGCCGCCTCCGGCCTGGTGCTGCCGGGCCTGGCGCTGCGCGGCCGGATCGGCGAGGTCTACGCCGACATCGAGGAGCAGCTCTCGCACGGCGACGGCGAGCTGCGCTCGGCGATCCGCGGCATGGAGAGCCAGTACGACGCGGTGGCCGGCGCCGAGGACCGGGAGAGCCTGCTCGCCGAGACCACCGAGCTGCCCTCGGCGGACGAGCTGGGCCGGCAGTTCGAGCAGTTCCTGGCCGAGCACGAGCAGGGCGACTAG
- a CDS encoding SGNH/GDSL hydrolase family protein, translating to MIHRLRLLGLLAALCALAGCATGGSRPAPGPSSAPPSPRAWVPGGPYVALGDSYTAGDKVRPAGSGPQGCGRSAVNYPALVAHDLGLSGDQFTDVSCTSATTADLTGAQQVTGGPNPPQLDALSDRTRLVTVGIGGNDADFTAVVQQCAEQGLLRLVDAAHGDSPCKAHYTASDGTDQLAGLLDTVGQRVAAVLHQVTARAPGAKVFVVGYPALLPADPAACYGTLGPTVTKGDLAFLSDHEQQLNTLLKQQAAAVGAVYVDTYTPSQGHDMCAGRSARWVEPPLPADGLAPLHPNAAGQQGMADAVLGTVRATR from the coding sequence GTGATCCATCGACTGAGGCTGTTGGGGCTGCTGGCCGCGCTGTGCGCGCTGGCCGGCTGCGCCACGGGGGGCAGCCGACCGGCACCGGGGCCGTCCAGCGCCCCGCCGAGCCCGCGGGCCTGGGTGCCCGGCGGGCCCTACGTGGCGCTCGGTGACTCCTACACGGCGGGCGACAAGGTGCGGCCGGCCGGCAGCGGTCCGCAGGGCTGCGGCCGGTCCGCCGTCAACTACCCCGCGCTGGTGGCGCACGACCTGGGCCTGTCCGGGGACCAGTTCACCGACGTCAGCTGCACCAGCGCCACCACCGCCGACCTGACGGGGGCTCAACAGGTGACCGGCGGGCCCAACCCGCCGCAGCTGGACGCGCTCTCCGACCGGACCAGGCTGGTCACCGTCGGCATCGGCGGCAACGACGCGGACTTCACCGCGGTGGTCCAGCAGTGCGCCGAGCAGGGCCTGCTCCGCCTGGTGGACGCGGCGCACGGCGACTCGCCCTGCAAGGCGCACTACACCGCGTCGGACGGCACCGACCAGCTGGCCGGGTTGCTGGACACGGTCGGGCAGCGGGTCGCCGCGGTGCTGCACCAGGTCACGGCGCGGGCCCCGGGCGCCAAGGTCTTCGTGGTCGGCTACCCCGCCCTGCTGCCCGCCGACCCGGCCGCCTGCTACGGCACCCTCGGGCCCACCGTGACCAAGGGCGACCTGGCCTTCCTGAGCGACCACGAGCAGCAGTTGAACACGCTGCTCAAGCAGCAGGCCGCGGCCGTCGGCGCGGTCTACGTGGACACCTACACCCCCTCCCAGGGCCACGACATGTGCGCCGGCCGGTCGGCCCGCTGGGTGGAGCCCCCGCTGCCGGCCGACGGGCTGGCCCCGCTGCACCCCAACGCGGCCGGCCAGCAGGGCATGGCCGACGCGGTGCTCGGCACCGTCCGGGCGACCCGCTGA
- a CDS encoding AraC family transcriptional regulator → MSITRQEPQGAVRRPLADRERVDWHYHEVNQLVAPGLGVLRVTTTQGSWVVPPHRAVWLPAGTPHTHQAYGPSELRCLVFQPRTNPLRLTGPTVLVVTPLLHELIAVLTGPGAPVGRPARTLEQAALDQLRPAPEPALALPLPQEPRLRDLADLLLADPADDRTLAQLGHAVGAGERTLSRLFRRELGLSFPQWRAQLRLHHALVLLAEGRSVTATAAACGYRSPSAFIEAYRHAFGSTPGRQRPGRTAGG, encoded by the coding sequence GTGTCGATAACCCGCCAGGAGCCGCAGGGAGCCGTCCGCCGTCCGCTCGCCGACCGGGAACGGGTGGACTGGCACTACCACGAGGTCAACCAGCTGGTCGCGCCCGGCCTCGGGGTGCTCCGGGTGACCACCACCCAGGGCAGCTGGGTGGTGCCGCCGCACCGCGCGGTCTGGCTGCCCGCCGGCACCCCGCACACCCACCAGGCCTACGGCCCGAGCGAGTTGCGCTGCCTGGTGTTCCAGCCGCGGACCAACCCGCTGCGGCTGACCGGGCCGACGGTGCTGGTGGTCACCCCGCTGCTGCACGAGCTGATCGCGGTGCTCACCGGGCCCGGGGCACCGGTCGGCCGGCCCGCCCGCACCCTGGAGCAGGCGGCGCTGGACCAGCTGCGGCCCGCCCCCGAGCCCGCCCTGGCCCTGCCGCTGCCGCAGGAACCGCGCCTGCGCGACCTGGCCGACCTGCTGCTCGCCGACCCCGCCGACGACCGCACGCTGGCCCAGCTCGGCCACGCGGTCGGCGCGGGCGAGCGCACCCTGAGCCGGCTGTTCCGGCGCGAGCTGGGGCTGAGCTTCCCGCAGTGGCGGGCCCAACTGCGGCTGCACCACGCGCTGGTGCTGCTGGCCGAGGGCCGCTCGGTCACCGCTACCGCGGCGGCCTGCGGGTACCGCTCCCCCAGCGCCTTCATCGAGGCCTACCGGCACGCCTTCGGCAGCACGCCCGGGCGGCAGCGGCCGGGCCGCACGGCCGGCGGCTGA